A genomic window from Qipengyuania oceanensis includes:
- a CDS encoding LLM class flavin-dependent oxidoreductase produces MTDFAVLDLVPVREGETLTQSFDAAKALAQAAEKAGYTRFWVAEHHNMEGIAGGATAVVLAAIGHVTSTIRIGSGGIMLPNHNPFVIAEQFGTLDALFPGRIDLGLGRAPGAGPELQNALRKNLHQAAECFPQDVIELRALLTGDIDLPVKATPGLGSKIEMWMLGSSLFGAQLAAKLGLPYAFASHFAPDHLDAALAIYRRDFQPSEALEKPHVMAAMQVVAADTDEEAEYLSTSQAQAFVRLRTGSPGKLPPPVRGYHDTLPAQAKAMLQHMGQAHAIGSPQTVRSKIEQFIERTGADEIIVAGSTYDPQARVRSLELTMEALAS; encoded by the coding sequence GATTTCGCCGTTCTCGACCTGGTGCCCGTCCGCGAGGGCGAGACGCTGACGCAGAGTTTCGATGCCGCAAAGGCGCTGGCGCAGGCCGCCGAGAAGGCCGGCTACACGCGCTTCTGGGTTGCCGAACACCACAACATGGAAGGGATCGCGGGCGGGGCGACCGCGGTGGTGCTGGCAGCCATCGGCCATGTCACCAGCACGATCCGCATCGGTTCGGGCGGCATCATGCTGCCCAATCACAATCCCTTCGTCATCGCCGAACAGTTCGGCACGCTCGACGCCCTGTTTCCCGGCCGGATCGACCTGGGGCTGGGCCGCGCCCCGGGCGCAGGCCCAGAATTGCAGAATGCGTTGCGCAAGAACCTGCATCAGGCAGCGGAGTGTTTCCCGCAGGACGTGATCGAGTTGCGGGCCCTGCTCACCGGCGACATCGACCTGCCGGTCAAGGCGACGCCGGGCCTGGGATCGAAGATCGAGATGTGGATGCTCGGCTCCAGCCTCTTCGGCGCACAACTCGCCGCCAAGCTCGGCCTGCCCTACGCCTTTGCCAGCCACTTCGCGCCCGACCATCTCGATGCGGCGCTGGCGATCTACCGCCGCGATTTCCAGCCATCGGAGGCCTTGGAAAAACCGCATGTCATGGCCGCGATGCAAGTCGTCGCAGCCGACACCGACGAGGAGGCGGAGTATCTCTCGACCAGCCAGGCCCAGGCCTTCGTGAGGCTGCGGACCGGTTCGCCCGGCAAGCTGCCGCCACCGGTGCGCGGCTATCACGACACGCTGCCCGCGCAGGCGAAGGCAATGCTCCAGCACATGGGCCAGGCCCATGCCATCGGCAGTCCGCAAACGGTCCGGTCGAAGATCGAGCAATTCATCGAACGCACCGGGGCGGACGAGATCATCGTCGCCGGGTCGACCTACGATCCCCAAGCCCGGGTCCGATCGCTCGAATTGACCATGGAAGCGCTCGCTTCCTGA